The following are encoded together in the Nitrospiria bacterium genome:
- a CDS encoding carbon monoxide dehydrogenase beta subunit family protein, translated as MDVYAGNQGRRGRVPTPDEVCLFIGVHCHYANLTLRIIRAGSNCLTTVICHDAHEDAMLSVRDFDVKKMDHIIEIFRRVRGELKIPMPKGGKTVKLTPVQIHMNGGKTHLNPLDIENPLSRLNAGRLKGAQA; from the coding sequence ATCGACGTTTACGCCGGAAATCAGGGGAGGCGAGGTCGCGTTCCAACTCCGGATGAGGTCTGTCTCTTCATCGGCGTGCATTGTCACTACGCCAACCTGACCCTCCGGATCATCCGGGCCGGGTCGAATTGCTTGACGACCGTGATCTGTCACGATGCCCATGAAGATGCGATGCTGAGCGTGCGCGATTTCGACGTCAAGAAGATGGACCACATTATTGAGATTTTCCGACGCGTCCGAGGGGAATTGAAGATCCCCATGCCGAAGGGCGGCAAAACGGTGAAACTGACACCGGTGCAGATTCATATGAACGGGGGGAAGACTCATTTAAATCCCCTCGACATTGAAAACCCATTAAGCCGGTTGAACGCCGGCCGATTGAAAGGAGCGCAAGCGTGA
- a CDS encoding carbon monoxide dehydrogenase beta subunit family protein, which translates to MREPYRVLPGPEAYLPPAAAMMGVILAEPGQALLEGEIVPEDKAIETAARKLLGAKMPAIFPGPLVLWKWSEQASAEAKAVKILADSIPARIIPMADYRPKYPKVNPAVEINPNHPNLTIWHNKIDVCLFVGVHCHPSNIALKMIRGGTACYTIALCTFSGDEEANITIRDLTARKILSLAEAVARLKSEPHGDGREKRQTPAKRDRSKNHKRAAVEEGTSHVQKVVINFPDRIGVVFKLKDGVVLCNAPDLAARFNATGVAGLDGCKYYLHDGKLFLEAVYDHYFLKGADIRSMGRAIRGQAKA; encoded by the coding sequence GTGAGAGAACCATACCGCGTTTTGCCCGGACCGGAAGCCTATCTCCCTCCCGCGGCTGCGATGATGGGAGTGATTCTGGCCGAGCCGGGGCAGGCCCTGCTTGAGGGGGAAATTGTTCCGGAAGACAAGGCCATCGAGACGGCCGCGCGGAAACTGCTTGGGGCAAAGATGCCGGCCATTTTTCCCGGTCCGCTGGTGCTGTGGAAATGGAGCGAGCAGGCTTCGGCGGAGGCCAAGGCGGTGAAGATTCTGGCGGACTCCATCCCCGCGAGAATTATTCCGATGGCCGATTACCGCCCGAAATATCCGAAAGTCAATCCGGCGGTGGAGATCAACCCGAATCACCCCAATTTGACGATCTGGCACAACAAGATCGATGTCTGCCTTTTTGTCGGCGTTCACTGCCATCCGTCGAACATCGCGCTTAAGATGATTCGCGGCGGGACCGCCTGCTATACGATTGCTTTGTGCACGTTCAGCGGCGATGAGGAGGCGAACATCACGATCCGTGATCTCACCGCCCGGAAAATCCTGAGTCTGGCCGAAGCGGTTGCTCGGTTAAAATCGGAGCCTCACGGCGACGGTCGCGAGAAACGGCAGACGCCGGCGAAGAGAGACAGAAGTAAAAATCATAAGCGTGCGGCCGTCGAAGAAGGGACAAGCCACGTGCAAAAAGTCGTGATCAATTTTCCGGATCGAATCGGCGTCGTCTTTAAACTCAAGGACGGCGTCGTCCTATGCAATGCGCCCGACCTGGCGGCCCGTTTTAATGCAACCGGGGTGGCCGGTCTGGATGGTTGTAAATATTATCTCCATGATGGTAAACTGTTTTTGGAGGCTGTTTATGACCACTATTTCCTGAAAGGGGCGGACATCCGATCCATGGGCAGGGCAATAAGAGGACAGGCGAAAGCTTAA